The following is a genomic window from Citrifermentans bemidjiense Bem.
TTCGGTGTAGCTGTTGGTTGATATTGCGTTCATCGGATTGCCGTGTCCGAAGAAGATTGCAGGCATCAGTTCCGGCATGTTGGTCTACCTCCATCGTTTTCACAGAGCTTCAAATTCGTGGGATCCAGTATAGAACAGAATCAACTGCATACAAGAATGGTAGATAAATCATGGGGTACTGGTGGTCTAGGGTGCGTCCTTCAGCGGGAAGAGGACTGTAAGTAAATAAACCAATAACGACTTGGATCAGCAGTGTCTATAGTCAGCTCTTAGATTCTTTTTGTAATTTTTGATAGATCGTCAATGGCTGCAATTATGGGTGTAGTGCGTTGATAATAAATACCGTTCCCGCAGCATCGAAGAGATAGCTTTAGCAGTCAGTAACAAAAAAGGGGATCCCGCTATCTGCGGGATCCCCTTGTAGTTGTACTACTTCGTCTTTACGCGCACTCGGAGTAGCCGCAGACGCGGCAGACGGCGCAGCCGCCTTCGTGCTCTACTACGCCGCCGCACTCGGGGCAGGCGCCTCTGTCGAAGGCGGGGGCTTCGATGACGTCGGCTGCACCGGTCAGGGAGAGGTGCGACTGGATCGCCTTGGCGACCGCATCGGCGCAGGACAGTACTTTGTTGTCGCCGAATCCGCTCGGCGCGTGGCAGGAGATGCCGAGAAGCTGCTTCACTACCTGACGCCCCTGAATGCCGCTTCTCCAGGCAAGAGACACCATGCGGCCGATGGCCTCGCACTGGGAGGCGGCGCAACCGCCGGCTTTGCCCATGGTGGTGAAGACTTCGAAGAGGCCGGTGTTGTCTTCGTTGATGGTGATGTAGAGCGGGCCGCAGCCGGTCTGCATCTGGTAGGTCCAACCCTTCAGCGCCTTGGGACGCTCGCGTTTGCCGGTGCGCTTGTCTTCGACATGCACCGGTGCTGCGGCCTTTACTTCTTCTTTCTTGCCGACGGAGAGAACCTGCTCGTCGCGGGAACCGTCACGGTAGATGGTGACCCCCTTGCAGTTGCTCTCGTAGGCCAGGCGGTAGACCTTCTCGACGTCCTCGATGGTGGCTTCGCACGGGAAGTTCACGGTCTTGGAGACGGCGTTGTCGGTGTGGCGCTGGAAGGCAGCCTGCATGGTGATGTGCTCTTCCGGGGTGATGTCGTGCGCGGTGACGAATACCTCGCGGACGGCCTCGGGGATGGCGCTTATGTCCTGAACGGTGCCGTGCTCGGCGATCCGCTGCATCAGTTCGTCGGTATAGAAACCGTCGGTCTTGGCGATCTTCTCGAAAAGCGGGTTCACTTCGACCAGGATGTTCTTGTCCATGACCTGGCGCACGTAAGAGACCGCGAAGAGCGGCTCGACGCCGGAGGAGGCGTTGGCGATGATGGAAATGGTGCCGGTCGGAGCGATGGTGGTGACGGTCGCGTTCCGGATCGGCTCTGCGCCGAGCTTGTCGTAGACGGAGCCCTTGAAGTTGGGGAAGGCGCCGCGGGTCTTGGCAAGCTGGCGGGACGCCGCGTGCCCTTCGTCGTTGATGAACTGCATCACCTTCTCGCCCAGTTCCACCGACTCCTCGGAGCCGTAGGGGATGCCGAGCATGATCAGCATGTCCGCCCATCCCATGACCCCCAGGCCGATCTTACGGTTGGAGCGGGTCATCTCGTCGATCTGCTGCAGCGGGTAGTTGTTCACCTCGATGACGTTGTCAAGGAAGTGGACGGAGGTGCGCACTACCTCTTTCAGCTTGTCCCAGTCGACCTTGCCGTGGATGACCATCTTGCCCAGGTTGATGGAGCCCAGGTTGCAGGACTCGTAGGGGAGCAGCGGCTGCTCGCCGCAGGGGTTGGTGGATTCGATCTCGCCTATGTGCGGGGTCGGGTTGTCCTTGTTCAGGCGGTCCAGGAAGATGATCCCAGGCTCGCCGTTTTCCCAGGCCTGCTTGACGATGCGGTTGAATACCTTGCGGGCGTTCTGCTTCCCGGCCGGCTGTTTGTCGCGCGGGTTGTAAAGGGTGTACTCCTCGTCCGCGTCGACGGCCTTCATGAACGCCTCGGTGATGCCGACGGAGATGTTGAAGTTGTTCAGCTGGCGCTGATCCGCCTTGCACATGATGAAGTCCATGATGTCCGGATGGTCGACGCGCAGTATCGCCATGTTCGCGCCGCGACGGGTGCCCCCCTGCTTGATGGTCTCGGTGGCGACGTCGAAAACCCTCATGAAGGAGAGGGGGCCGCTGGAGATGCCGGTGGTGGACATGACCACGTCGTTGGCCGGGCGCAGGCGGGAAAAGGAGAAGCCGGTGCCGCCGCCGGATTTGTGGATGAGGGCGGTGTACTTGACCGATTCGAAGATTTCCTCCATGCTGTCGCCCACCGGAAGCACGAAGCAGGCGGAGAGCTGACCCAGCTCGCGTCCGGCGTTCATCAGGGTCGGGGAGTTGGGGAGGAACTCGAAGTTGGTCATCATGTTGTAGAACTTGTCGGAGAGTGCGCCGATGTCCGCTTTCTTGTCGAAAACGGCGTCGGCCTGCGCGATGGCGGTCGCCACGCGGCGGAACATGTCTGAGGCAGTCTCAAGGGTCTTGCCGGTCTGGTCTCTCTTCAGGTAGCGCTTCTCTAGTACGGTCAATGCATTCTTGGTCAGGCCCGGTATTACTCCCTTCTCGACTGTTTTCTTCATAACGTTTCGTTCTCCTTGGATAAATATCATGTCACCATGCTGGTTGCGCCGACACCACATTTAGTGGCCGGCCAGGAATAAACCACAAGATGTATGACGAAGTCAAGAGCTAAAACATTAAAAGGCGGCGGACGGAAAAATCTCTGGCATCGGGGCGGATAACTCCCTATGCCATTTACAACATGGCCGGCGCTGTGCTATTAATATCCGCTTCTAAATTTCTCGACGGAGCTGACATGTCCGAGTGTAGTTGCGGTACCCAAAAAGAATTGCTCGAATCGCAGGTTAAGGCGCTGAAGGACCTGATAGAGGTCGCCAAGGCGGTCGTCTCGACGCTCGATCTGGATACGGTGCTGCAGGCTATCCTCAACAGTGCCATGGGATTTGCCGAGACCCCCGCCGGAAGCGTCGCCCTTTATTACGACGCCAAGCGGGAGCTGAGCCTGCATGCCCACTCGGGGCTGACGGCGGACTTCGTCAAGAAGGAGCGTTGGGAGGTGGCCCCGGGCGGGCTTACCGAACAAGTGCTCTCTGCGGGGGAGATCTTCTTGATCGAGGACACGGAGAAGACTCCGTTCTTCAAGAACCCGATAGCGCTCAACGAGGGTATCCGCTCTCTGGTCTGCGTGCCGCTCATCTTCCAGTCGCGCATCGTCGGGATACTCTACCTTGACGATTTTAAGCCCAGGGAGTTCGACCGGGAGAAGATGAACATGCTCTCGATCCTCGCCTCCTTCGCCGCCATGGCGATACACAACGCGACGCTGCACAAGCGGACCAAGCTACTGGCGATCACCGACTCGCTCACCGGGCTGCACAACCACCGCTACTTCAAGCAATACTTCAGGCAGGAGATGGGGCGTGCCAAGCGCTACCACAAGCCCTTCTCCATCATCATGATGGACGTGGACGACTTCAAGTCCTACAACGACAGCTACGGCCACGCAACCGGCGACAGGTTGCTGGCCCTCATGGGCGAGATCATCCTGGAGACCATCCGCGGCGTGGACGTCGCCTTCCGCTACGGCGGGGAAGAATTCATCGTGCTGCTCCCCGAGACCACGCTTGACAAGGCTATCCTCGCCGCCGAGCGTCTGCGCGAAAGCGTGCAGGCCGGGACTGCGAGCCGGCCCGTGGACGGGTCAGGCCGCGGCGTGACCGTCAGCATCGGCGTGGCGAGCTATCCGGACAATGCCGACAAGATGGACGAACTCTTCAACATCGTCGATTCGCTCCTTTACCTTGCCAAGCGCTGCGGCAAGAACAAGGTCTATCACCAGGAAAGCCTACAGATCCCCGCGCCATGAACCGATACCGCATACATTGTCTGCCGGGCCTCCTGCTAGTGGGGGCCCTTTACTTTGGCGCGCCCGTTTTGGCCGCGACGCCCACACCTGCCGCTGCGCCGGGCGCGGCCGAGGCGGCGCAACCAAAGACAGAAGCGGCGCAACCAAGGACTGAAGCGGAGTTCATCCCCTCTTTTCGCTACGGCGACCGCGTGCTCACCGAGGACACCGTCTGGAAAGGGGTGGTGCTGGTGGAAGGGGCGGTAACCATTGCGCCTCAGGCGACGCTGACCATCGAGCCTGGGACGGTACTGCGCTTCAGGGGGAAGGAGCCTTCCGGCGCGGTGCTCGTGGTGCAGGGGCGGTTGGCGGCTGCCGGAACCAAGGAATCCCCCATCGTCTTCACCTCAAGCTTTGCCGTGCCCGCCGCAGGGGACTGGCAGGGGGTGATGCTCCTGGGGAGCGAGAAGAGAAACGTCCTTGAGAACTGCCGCATCGACGCCGCGCAGACCGGGCTCGAAGCTATTTTCTCCAACCTGACGCTGAAGAGCGTGCGGGCCGAGCGGAGCAAGACCGGGATGAGGTTTCAGGACGCCCTGGTTGTGATGGAGGGGGGCGGGGCCAGCGACTGCGATACCGGCCTCAACTTCTCCGAGAGCGAGGCGACCCTACGCAACCTGAACCTGATTGGAAACCGCAAAGGGCTCGTCGCCCAGCGCAGTTCCATTTATATGCAGGAGGGAAGCCTTTCCATGAACGGCTCCGCTTTCTCGTGCGACAGCTGCCGGGTCAGGTTGCAAGGGGGGGCTGTGTCGGACAACGCCAGAGGTATCACCCTGTACGAGAGCGAAGGGGCGGTCACCGGTGTTCAGGTAGCGCGCAACAGCGACTACGGCATTTCGCTCACCGCATCCCGGATAAGGGTCACGGCGAACCAGATGACCGGCAACGGCAACAGCGGCCTGTTGGTCTTCGACGGCTCTTCCGTCGCCTGGGACAACGCCATCCACGACAACGGCTACGACGTTTACAACGCCGGCAAGGAGGAGTTCCGGGCGCCGGGCAACTGGTGGGGGGCGGCCGGGCCAAAGATTTATGACAACGGTGGAGCGGGGAAGGTCATATTCACCCCGCGGCTGACAGCACCGCCTGAAGCAGGTTCCAAAGAAAAACCCTAAACTTTTTACCCAGAGAGGATGGAGATACATGATACGCAGAGAAGGCCGCGCGGCCAACGCCTTGAGAGAAGTTAAGATCACCCGCAATTACCTGAAGCACGCCGAGGGCTCTGTCCTGGTCGAGTTTGGGGACACCAAAGTCATCTGCAACGCAACGGTCGAGGCGAGGGTACCTTCGTTTCTGAAAGGGAAGGGGAGCGGCTGGGTCACGGCGGAGTACTGCATGCTGCCGCGCGCCACGCACACCAGGAACCAGCGCGAATCTGCCAAGGGGAAACTCTCCGGCCGCACCCACGAGATCCAGAGGCTGATCGGCAGGTCGCTGCGCGCGGTGGTCGACCTGGAGCTTCTGGGCGAGCGCTCCATCGTGATCGACTGCGACGTGATCCAGGCCGACGGCGGCACCCGCACCGCCTCCATCACCGGCGCCTACGTGGCCTTGGCGGACGCGCTGCAGAACCTGGTCAACGCCGGCGAACTCGAGAAGAGCCCCCTCAGGGAGGCGGTCGCCGCCGTAAGCGTGGGGATCGTCGACGGCGTTCCCTTCCTCGACCTCGACTACCCCGAGGACTCCACCGCCGAAGTCGACATGAACTTCGTGATGACCTCGTCCATGCGCTTTGTCGAGGTGCAGGGGACTGCCGAGGCGGAGCCTTTCACCCTCGACCAGATGGACGCCATGCGCAGGCACGCGATGCTCGGCCTCTCCCGCCTCTTCGAGATCCAGCAGGAGGCTTTGCAGGCATGAAAGAGCTCCTGGTAGCGTCGGGGAACAAGGGGAAGCTGCGCGAATTCGAGAAGCTTTTGGAGGGGGTGGTGGAGACCATCCTCTCCCCTGCCGACTTCCCGGGGCTTCCGGAGGTGGAGGAGGACGGCGACAGCTTCGAGGCGAACGCCCTGAAAAAGGCCCGCTCCGCCGCGCTCTTCACCGGTAAACCGGTTCTGTCCGACGACTCCGGGCTCTGCGTCGACCACCTTGGAGGGCGCCCCGGCGTCTACTCGGCGCGCTTTGCCGGAGAGGGGGCCGGGGACGCCGCCAACAACGCGCGCCTCTTGCAGGAAATGGCCGGAGTGCCGCGCGAAGAGCGCACCGGCGCCTTCCACTGCGTCATCGCCCTTTGCCTCCCAGACGGAAGCTGCCAGACCTTCGACGGCATGCTAAAGGGGGAGATACTGGATGCGCCGCGCGGGGAGGGGGGCTTCGGCTACGATCCGCTCTTTCTGGTTCCCGAGCACGGGCAGACCTTCTCCGAACTTCCGATGGAGATCAAAAACACCATCAGCCACCGCGGCCGCGCCATGCAGATGCTCAAAGAGGCGCTGCAAAAACGGGAAGACGTCTCACGCTAAGACGCAAAGACGCAAAGAAAAGCAAGACAGCAAAAAAGACTCTCTAACAGGGATAAAGGGGATGCAGGGGATGCAGGGGATTAGGCATAAGCTTTGTTCTTAGCAGTCATCCCTTTTATCGTTTCATCACTGTGCAAGCGCTTTTTTGTTTTGAATTGTTCGAGCCAATCCGTTTTGCTGTTTACTGGAAAAATCTGCTTGCACAGCCATAAATGCTGTGCTATAAACGTGGTTCTTGAATCGGGGTGTAGCGCAGCCTGGCTAGCGCACCTGCCTTGGGAGCAGGGGGCCGGAGGTTCGAATCCTCTCACCCCGACCACTCAAGCAGTCCTTCTCTGCGCCTGTAGCTCAGTTGGATAGAGCAACGGCCTTCTAAGCCGTAGGTCAGAGGTTCGAACCCTCTCAGGCGTACCAAAATTGAATATGGTGGATATGGTGAAGCGGTTAACACAAACGACTGTGACTCGTTCATACGTGGGTTCGATCCCCACTATCCACCCCAAATAACCACAGACCCCGTTTATTAGCGGGGTTTGCTGTTTTATCTTCGCGAGAGTGGCGGAATTGGCAGACGCACCAGACTTAGGATCTGGCTCCTCACGGAATAGGGGTTCAAGTCCCCTCTCTCGCACCATCAATTATTTCAAAGGGTTATCCGATTTCGGGTAACCCTTTTTTTCCGTGAAAGCTCGTGCATCGTTTTGCAACCTCGAATCCCTTTGTACGGGTTGTCCAACTGGCGCCGCAGGGGGCGCAAGTGGGGGCTCTTTTCCCAACGGAGCGATAGGGAACGGCTGCTCGCCCCCGTGTCATTCATGAAAATTCCGGTATCATTAACGTTGTGCGGTGAGTCACAACTATTCAGGGAGGTCACGATGAGAACGGTATTCTTGCTCATGCTTATACTTGTTGCCAAGCCTTCCTTGGCAATTGAGCCCGACAAGGTATCGCATTTCGCTGGGAGTTCTGCCTTGGGCCTTGTTGCCGACAGCGTCGCCTATCACACCGCGACACAAATGGGGCCGGGCGAGAGAATGGCGGTGTCCTCGGGCGTTGCTCTGGTGCCGGGTTTCATCATCGAGTGCGTGGACGAGTTTTCAGGCTACCACTTCAGCTGGGCCGATCTTTTGGCCGATGCTCTCGGGGCCGGTACCGGTTCCGTTGCCGGTGAGCTTCTGAACGGTCAATTCTGGATTTCCGCTTCGGGCCGCCAGGTGCGCTTGATCGGCCACTGGTGAAAAGCTCCCTGCGCACCCTCGGGAGGAGCATGCATGTTTTGTCATGAAGGTGGCGAGGCTCCAGAAAAGCTTCCAGGACGGCGACAGCGAACACAAAAAAAGGAATCCCCATCTGCTTCAGTGACGGGGATTCCTTTTTTATTTACGGCCGGTCAGCAAGTTACTTCGCTTTGATCATCTCGATTTCAAGGTTGATGTCGACGTCTTCGCCTACTGCGACGCCGCCGGTCTCAAGAGCCGCGTTGTAGACCAGACCGAAATCCTTGCGGTTGATCTTGGTGCTGGCGACCACGCCGCTTCTCAGGTTGCCCCAGGGGTCCTTGCTCTCCTTGGCCGGCCCTTCCACGTTCAGCACCACTTCCTTGGTCACGCCGTGCAGCGTCAGGTCGCCGGTCACTTTGAGTTTGCCTTTGCCGGCCTTGGCCACCTTTTTCGAGGTGAAGGTCATGGTCGGGTACTTGGCGGCGTCGAAGAAGTCGGCGCTCCTCAGGTGCTCATCGCGCTTGGCGACATTGGTGTTGACCGATGCGGTGTCGATGGTGACGGAAACCTTGGACTTGGTTATGTCCTTGTCGTTCAGCTCCAGAACGCCGCGGTGCTTCTCAAAGCTCCCCTTGACGTTGGAGACCATCAGGTGGCGCACCTTGAAACCGACGTTGGAGTGGTCGGGGTCGATATTCCAGGTAGAGGCAGAGGCGACAACGGGAAGGGCCAGTGCTGCTATGGCTGCGATGGATGCGATGATCTTTTTCATGGTGTACTCCTTTTTACAGGTTATTGTTGGATGGTTTTAAGTTATACGCTTTAACGTTAAGCTGTTTTCTCAAAAAAAAGGCGCTCTCTGTTATCCCTGTCCCTCCCTTATTCCAAGTTTCTTGCACAACTCTCCCAGCGTTTCCTGTTCCTGTTCCGTGAGGACGCTCATCTCCGACACGATGGCAGCCTCGACCTCGGCGAAAACGACCTCTATCAGCGCCCGTCCCTTGTCGGTGAGGACGACGGTGTAATAACGCCGGTCTTCCAGGCTGCGCTCCCGCCTGACCAGCTCCTGCTTTTCAAGGTTGTCGATGACCAGCGTGATGTTCCCGGTGCTCTTGAGGATCTTCGCGGCCACGTCGCGCTGGCACATGGCCCCCTTGTGGAGCAGCGCCTCCAGGACTCCGAACTGGCTGATGGTCAGCCTCGCCTCGGACATCTTCCGACCCACCCTGCTGGTTACCGACTCGGAAGCCCGCATCAGCTTGGTGTAGGTATTGAGCGCACGATATGAATTTTTTTTCTCTTCCATGGTGTTTCTCCTGCTATACATTCGATGTGCTATCGATTGATATTAAACTAGTTCCGAATCGATTAAATGTCAAACTATTTTTTTCACCCTCTGGTAAAAAAATATAAGTGGCCGTACTGACTAGGAAAACAGACAAAAAGCCGCCTCCGTTGGTACGGAGGCGGTCGGATTTCTTCTTCGATGCACACCCGGCGGGAGCTTCCTATCGACGGGAGTAGCTCATGCGTTCCGAAAGGGTAGGGTAGGGGCGGTATCCGCTATTTCTTCTGACGCAGCTCCTTGACGGGGTGCTGCCCCGCCAGCTCCAGGCGGTAATCCTGCCCATTCTTGCGCTGGTTCATCTTGATCACCTCTTCGCTCGGGGCACCCTTTACGTTGAGCAGGTCCTGGCACTCGACGTAGCGCCGGTTTTCCGGGAGTTGGTCCGGCGGGCCGATCTCGGTTTCGAAAGCGTTGTAGTCGATCTGGGTGGCCAGGATCTCCCTGACGTAGTTCACCTGGGACTTGAACTGCAACGGCGCGGGGAAGGTCTGCGGCAGCACCTGATCTAAGTTTACCCCCATCTTGCCGGCGATCTTGCCCAGGTTCTGGAGGTGAGTGAGCTCCATGCCCAGGTGCAGTTCCCAGATCGGTTTCACGTGGCGGTCGGTTTCTTCCTGCAGAAAGGACCAGTAGAGCCAGCACTCGTTGTACTCGTGCAGGAGCGCGTTCTCGATCCACGGGGTCTGCGGGTCGAGCAGCGACTCGTACTGGGTGACGTGCTGCTCCTCGATCATGGCGATCTCCTGGTATAACCCCCGCCCGACCTGGTCCTGCAGCGTGTTGCCGATGTTCATGTAAAAGTTCATGGTCTGCTGCTCGCCGGCCAAAAGGGTGAGAGTGTAGAGCTTGGTGAGCGGGTCGGCGGCCATCCGGTTCATCGGCTTCCTGACGTCGTCGAAGGGGTGGCGGTGCTCCTTGACGGTGGGGCGCCCCGGTGTGATCTCGGTCAGCTTCCCGACCAGCTTCTCCGCTTTCACCCCCTGCGTCATCTCCAGGAGGTTGGCATAGCGGTACAGGTGGTCGAAGTCCTCCAGAAGCCCGAAATCGAAGACCTGCTTCACGTACTGATCGGGGACGTTTGCGGCGAGAAAGGCGGTAAGATCGACCGCCACCTGCTCATAGCCGATGGTGGTTTCAAGCGGCGACTCGTCTCCCGGGGAAAGCCAGTTGATGGTTTTTTGCTGCTGCTGTTCGACCCTGCGGGTGAGGGCTAACTGCTTCTTTAGTTCCGGGGCGTTGCAGTTGCGGGCGAACTGGTGCGAGAAGATGGCCCCCTCGACCTCCACGCCGTTCATGAGGATAATGCGGGCCTTGGTGTAGGGATGCACCTCGTTCTTGTCGTAGGGCTTGACGTTCAGCTCCTGCCAGTTCCTCAGCTGCTTGTCTGCGGCGATGCCGCGTTCCTTGAAAGGATTAAAGCTCACGTTGAACCTCCTTTGGTTAGAATTTGCCAATTATACAAAGAGGGCTAGGGCCGTCAAACGTATCGATTCGCTTGACAGGACAGGTTCCCCTTTTTATACTTGCGCGATTAAAAATTTCCAATAAGGAATAACCCATGCTTAGGCTAATTAGAATTGGGTACCTGCTGTTGCTGGGTTCCGAAAAATACTGGCGTCTTGTGGCGCACCACGCGGGAAGAACAAAAATAGGGGGGTAAAAATGCGCATTGTAATGGTAGCCGCTCTTTCGCTGGCGCTTTGCGCCGGGTGCTCCGCCAAGCGCGGGGAACCTATTTCGGAGCCGCTGAAGATCGACAACGCCAGGGTGGCCCGGGGGGAGCGCGCCTTCATGGCCAATTGCAACAAGTGCCATCCCGGAGGGGAGAAGGGGCTCGGGTTTGCCCTCAACAACAAGCCGTTGCCGGGATTCATGATCAAGGCGCAGGTCCGAGCGGGAGCCGGTGCGATGCCCGCCTTCACGAAGGAACTGATAACGGGAGAGCAGCTTGACGAGATCGTGGAGTACGTGGCGCTCCTAAGGAATTCGCCCCCCCCGCCCCGGGAGAACCTTAAGCAGGAACAGTAGGCGGCAACGCTGCATTTACTGCCTTAGATGTTGCAAAAACCCCTCTTTAGTGGAACAATACCGCGAGCTTTAAGCCGGTTTTACTCTTTGAAGAGGGGCTGAGACTATGAATGGACCAGACAGCAAGCTGATCAAGGCACTGCATCTCGGTCTGGAGATATCGCAGATCAAAGATATCGACCTGCTTCTGGAGAAGATACTGACAGAGGCGCGCCGCTTCACCAATTGCGACGCAGGTTCCATCTATGTGAAGGAAGGTGACCTGCTCAAGTTCAGTTACGCCCAGAACGACACCATGCAGCGCCGGTTGCCGGTGGGGCGCAAACTCCCCTATGCGACCTTCACCGTTCCCATCAGCAGCAGTTCGATAGCC
Proteins encoded in this region:
- a CDS encoding c-type cytochrome, coding for MRIVMVAALSLALCAGCSAKRGEPISEPLKIDNARVARGERAFMANCNKCHPGGEKGLGFALNNKPLPGFMIKAQVRAGAGAMPAFTKELITGEQLDEIVEYVALLRNSPPPPRENLKQEQ
- a CDS encoding YceI family protein, which gives rise to MKKIIASIAAIAALALPVVASASTWNIDPDHSNVGFKVRHLMVSNVKGSFEKHRGVLELNDKDITKSKVSVTIDTASVNTNVAKRDEHLRSADFFDAAKYPTMTFTSKKVAKAGKGKLKVTGDLTLHGVTKEVVLNVEGPAKESKDPWGNLRSGVVASTKINRKDFGLVYNAALETGGVAVGEDVDINLEIEMIKAK
- a CDS encoding vitamin B12-dependent ribonucleotide reductase, which gives rise to MKKTVEKGVIPGLTKNALTVLEKRYLKRDQTGKTLETASDMFRRVATAIAQADAVFDKKADIGALSDKFYNMMTNFEFLPNSPTLMNAGRELGQLSACFVLPVGDSMEEIFESVKYTALIHKSGGGTGFSFSRLRPANDVVMSTTGISSGPLSFMRVFDVATETIKQGGTRRGANMAILRVDHPDIMDFIMCKADQRQLNNFNISVGITEAFMKAVDADEEYTLYNPRDKQPAGKQNARKVFNRIVKQAWENGEPGIIFLDRLNKDNPTPHIGEIESTNPCGEQPLLPYESCNLGSINLGKMVIHGKVDWDKLKEVVRTSVHFLDNVIEVNNYPLQQIDEMTRSNRKIGLGVMGWADMLIMLGIPYGSEESVELGEKVMQFINDEGHAASRQLAKTRGAFPNFKGSVYDKLGAEPIRNATVTTIAPTGTISIIANASSGVEPLFAVSYVRQVMDKNILVEVNPLFEKIAKTDGFYTDELMQRIAEHGTVQDISAIPEAVREVFVTAHDITPEEHITMQAAFQRHTDNAVSKTVNFPCEATIEDVEKVYRLAYESNCKGVTIYRDGSRDEQVLSVGKKEEVKAAAPVHVEDKRTGKRERPKALKGWTYQMQTGCGPLYITINEDNTGLFEVFTTMGKAGGCAASQCEAIGRMVSLAWRSGIQGRQVVKQLLGISCHAPSGFGDNKVLSCADAVAKAIQSHLSLTGAADVIEAPAFDRGACPECGGVVEHEGGCAVCRVCGYSECA
- a CDS encoding right-handed parallel beta-helix repeat-containing protein is translated as MNRYRIHCLPGLLLVGALYFGAPVLAATPTPAAAPGAAEAAQPKTEAAQPRTEAEFIPSFRYGDRVLTEDTVWKGVVLVEGAVTIAPQATLTIEPGTVLRFRGKEPSGAVLVVQGRLAAAGTKESPIVFTSSFAVPAAGDWQGVMLLGSEKRNVLENCRIDAAQTGLEAIFSNLTLKSVRAERSKTGMRFQDALVVMEGGGASDCDTGLNFSESEATLRNLNLIGNRKGLVAQRSSIYMQEGSLSMNGSAFSCDSCRVRLQGGAVSDNARGITLYESEGAVTGVQVARNSDYGISLTASRIRVTANQMTGNGNSGLLVFDGSSVAWDNAIHDNGYDVYNAGKEEFRAPGNWWGAAGPKIYDNGGAGKVIFTPRLTAPPEAGSKEKP
- a CDS encoding MarR family winged helix-turn-helix transcriptional regulator, which produces MEEKKNSYRALNTYTKLMRASESVTSRVGRKMSEARLTISQFGVLEALLHKGAMCQRDVAAKILKSTGNITLVIDNLEKQELVRRERSLEDRRYYTVVLTDKGRALIEVVFAEVEAAIVSEMSVLTEQEQETLGELCKKLGIREGQG
- a CDS encoding XTP/dITP diphosphatase, coding for MKELLVASGNKGKLREFEKLLEGVVETILSPADFPGLPEVEEDGDSFEANALKKARSAALFTGKPVLSDDSGLCVDHLGGRPGVYSARFAGEGAGDAANNARLLQEMAGVPREERTGAFHCVIALCLPDGSCQTFDGMLKGEILDAPRGEGGFGYDPLFLVPEHGQTFSELPMEIKNTISHRGRAMQMLKEALQKREDVSR
- the rph gene encoding ribonuclease PH; translation: MRREGRAANALREVKITRNYLKHAEGSVLVEFGDTKVICNATVEARVPSFLKGKGSGWVTAEYCMLPRATHTRNQRESAKGKLSGRTHEIQRLIGRSLRAVVDLELLGERSIVIDCDVIQADGGTRTASITGAYVALADALQNLVNAGELEKSPLREAVAAVSVGIVDGVPFLDLDYPEDSTAEVDMNFVMTSSMRFVEVQGTAEAEPFTLDQMDAMRRHAMLGLSRLFEIQQEALQA
- a CDS encoding sensor domain-containing diguanylate cyclase, producing MSECSCGTQKELLESQVKALKDLIEVAKAVVSTLDLDTVLQAILNSAMGFAETPAGSVALYYDAKRELSLHAHSGLTADFVKKERWEVAPGGLTEQVLSAGEIFLIEDTEKTPFFKNPIALNEGIRSLVCVPLIFQSRIVGILYLDDFKPREFDREKMNMLSILASFAAMAIHNATLHKRTKLLAITDSLTGLHNHRYFKQYFRQEMGRAKRYHKPFSIIMMDVDDFKSYNDSYGHATGDRLLALMGEIILETIRGVDVAFRYGGEEFIVLLPETTLDKAILAAERLRESVQAGTASRPVDGSGRGVTVSIGVASYPDNADKMDELFNIVDSLLYLAKRCGKNKVYHQESLQIPAP